The Lycium barbarum isolate Lr01 chromosome 12, ASM1917538v2, whole genome shotgun sequence genome includes a region encoding these proteins:
- the LOC132621065 gene encoding probable carboxylesterase 17: MVTAVSNDPRQNHNVRKDHHHGIVVVEEVEGLIKVYNNGHIERPPIVPNVPSNSLPNHNVIAKDVILHNPTNLWSRIYLPNAANKLPLLVYFHGGGFSVGSAAWKCYHDFLANLASKIGCVIMSVNYRSAPENRLPAAYDDGFHAITWLKNQALANYKEQNWWSSKCNFSNMFLSGDSAGANIAYHVAIRLNSYNLKPLCLKGLILIQPFFGGESRTHSEKYSVQPSYSALNLSTSDTFWRLALPVGSNRDHPWCRPRLSNNMKLPSVLICISEMDILKDRNLEMCSVLADAGIKVEKQVYKGVGHAFQILHNSPLSQPRTQDMMSHLKAFVNNH, encoded by the coding sequence atggtGACTGCCGTTTCAAACGATCCAAGGCAAAATCACAACGTAAGAAAAGACCATCATCATGGAATAGTTGTAGTCGAAGAAGTTGAAGGTCTTATAAAAGTTTACAACAATGGCCACATTGAAAGACCACCTATTGTCCCAAATGTTCCATCTAATTCCCTGCCTAATCACAACGTCATAGCCAAAGATGTCATTTTACACAATCCAACTAATTTATGGTCCCGAATTTACCTTCCCAACGCTGCAAATAAACTGCCTTTGCTTGTTTACTTTCACGGAGGCGGTTTCTCCGTAGGCTCTGCTGCATGGAAATGTTACCATGATTTCTTAGCAAATCTTGCTTCGAAAATTGGCTGTGTAATTATGTCAGTTAATTATCGTTCAGCACCCGAAAATCGTCTTCCTGCTGCTTACGACGATGGATTCCACGCCATAACGTGGCTAAAAAATCAAGCGCTAGCCAATTACAAAGAACAAAATTGGTGGTCCAGCAAATGCAATTTTTCCAACATGTTCCTAAGTGGTGACAGTGCTGGTGCTAATATTGCTTATCACGTAGCCATTAGGCTAAATTCGTATAATCTCAAGCCTTTGTGTCTCAAAGGACTTATTTTAATCCAACCATTTTTCGGAGGCGAATCACGGACTCACTCTGAGAAATATTCAGTTCAGCCTTCATACTCTGCTTTGAATTTATCTACTTCGGATACTTTCTGGAGACTGGCGTTGCCAGTGGGTTCGAATCGTGACCATCCATGGTGTAGGCCAAGACTGAGTAATAATATGAAACTGCCGTCTGTGTTGATCTGTATATCGGAGATGGACATACTCAAAGATAGGAATTTGGAAATGTGTAGTGTACTGGCAGATGCTGGAATTAAAGTGGAAAAGCAGGTTTATAAAGGTGTAGGCCATGCATTTCAGATTCTGCATAATTCTCCACTCTCTCAGCCAAGAACTCAAGATATGATGTCTCATCTCAAGGCTTTTGTCAACAATCATTAA